One genomic window of Punica granatum isolate Tunisia-2019 chromosome 1, ASM765513v2, whole genome shotgun sequence includes the following:
- the LOC116192986 gene encoding nucleobase-ascorbate transporter 2 isoform X1, translating to MAEAPKPEEISHPPMDQLQGLEYCIDSNPSWGEAIALGFQHYILALGTAVMIPSFLVPLMEGSDGDKVRVVQTLLFVQGINTLLQTLFGTRLPAVIGGSYAFMVPVISIIHDSSLRRIEDPHLRFLSTMRAVQGALIVASSIQIILGYSQMWAICSRFFSPLGMAPVIALVGFGLFDRGFPVVGRCVEIGLPMFILFIIFSQYLKNFQTKGLPILERFALLISVTVIWAYAHLLTASGAYKHRPVLTEVNCRTDRANLISSAPWIKIPYPLQWGAPTFNAGHAFGMMAAVLVSLVESTGAYKAASRLASATPPPAHVLSRGIGWQGIGILLSGMFGTLTGSTVSVENIGLLGSTRVGSRRVVQISAGFMIFFSMLGKFGALFASIPFTIFAAVYCVLFGLVASVGLSFLQFTNMNSMRNLFITGVSLFMGLSVPEYFREYTAKALHGPAHTSAGWFNDFLNTIFFSSPTVALIVAVFLDNTLDYKDSARDRGMPWWAKFQTFKGDSRNEEFYTLPFNLNRFFPPS from the exons ATGGCGGAGGccccgaagcccgaagaaataAGCCACCCTCCCATGGACCAGCTTCAGGGACTAGAGTACTGCATAGACTCAAACCCTTCATGGG GGGAGGCGATAGCTCTGGGGTTCCAACATTATATTCTGGCATTAGGAACAGCTGTGATGATCCCTTCCTTTCTAGTCCCATTAATGGAAGGCAGTGAC GGAGATAAGGTGAGAGTGGTTCAGACACTGCTCTTTGTCCAGGGAATCAATACGCTTCTGCAGACATTGTTCGGGACCCGTTTACCGGCTGTGATCGGCGGTTCTTATGCGTTCATGGTCCCAgttatatcgataattcatgACTCCTCCTTGAGGAGGATTGAGGATCCCCACTTG AGATTTCTTAGTACAATGAGAGCAGTTCAGGGCGCATTAATCGTAGCATCAAGCATTCAAATCATTCTTGGTTACAGCCAGATGTGGGCGATATGTTCCCGGTTCTTCAGCCCACTCGGGATGGCTCCTGTAATTGCACTGGTGGGCTTTGGCCTATTTGATCGAGGTTTCCCTGTG GTTGGACGCTGCGTGGAAATCGGCCTCCCAATGTTTATtctattcataatattttccCAG TACTTGAAGAACTTTCAAACAAAAGGTCTTCCGATACTTGAGAGATTTGCACTCCTTATATCAGTCACCGTTATTTGGGCATATGCCCACCTCTTGACTGCGAGTGGGGCCTATAAGCATCGTCCCGTACTTACAGAAGTAAACTGTCGGACTGACAGGGCAAACCTCATATCTTCTGCTCCATG GATAAAGATACCATATCCTCTCCAATGGGGCGCACCAACCTTCAATGCTGGCCATGCTTTCGGGATGATGGCTGCTGTTCTGGTCTCATTGGTCGAG TCTACAGGAGCTTATAAGGCTGCATCTCGACTAGCTAGTGCAACCCCTCCTCCAGCTCATGTCCTTAGCCGTGGAATTGGGTGGCAG GGAATAGGTATCCTGTTGAGTGGCATGTTTGGGACATTGACGGGCTCCACAGTCTCCGT TGAAAATATCGGTCTTCTTGGGAGCACCCGGGTTGGGAGTCGAAGGGTAGTCCAAATTTCTGCCGGCTTTATGATCTTTTTCTCAATGTTAG GAAAATTCGGTGCGCTCTTTGCCTCGATACCCTTCACAATATTTGCTGCCGTATACTGCGTTTTGTTTGGTCTTGTCG CATCTGTGGGATTGTCGTTCTTGCAATTTACGAACATGAACTCCATGAGGAATCTCTTCATCACGGGAGTGTCACTGTTCATGGGGTTGTCTGTTCCTGAATACTTCCGGGAATACACCGCCAAGGCCCTTCATGGTCCCGCTCACACCAGCGCTGGATGG TTCAATGACTTCCTGAATACCATCTTCTTCTCGTCCCCCACCGTTGCCCTCATTGTAGCTGTCTTCTTAGACAACACACTCGACTACAAGGACAGTGCACGGGACCGGGGAATGCCGTGGTGGGCCAAGTTCCAGACATTCAAGGGAGACAGTCGAAATGAGGAGTTCTACACTCTTCCGTTCAATCTCAACCGTTTCTTCCCGCCATCTTGA
- the LOC116192986 gene encoding nucleobase-ascorbate transporter 2 isoform X2: protein MRGEAIALGFQHYILALGTAVMIPSFLVPLMEGSDGDKVRVVQTLLFVQGINTLLQTLFGTRLPAVIGGSYAFMVPVISIIHDSSLRRIEDPHLRFLSTMRAVQGALIVASSIQIILGYSQMWAICSRFFSPLGMAPVIALVGFGLFDRGFPVVGRCVEIGLPMFILFIIFSQYLKNFQTKGLPILERFALLISVTVIWAYAHLLTASGAYKHRPVLTEVNCRTDRANLISSAPWIKIPYPLQWGAPTFNAGHAFGMMAAVLVSLVESTGAYKAASRLASATPPPAHVLSRGIGWQGIGILLSGMFGTLTGSTVSVENIGLLGSTRVGSRRVVQISAGFMIFFSMLGKFGALFASIPFTIFAAVYCVLFGLVASVGLSFLQFTNMNSMRNLFITGVSLFMGLSVPEYFREYTAKALHGPAHTSAGWFNDFLNTIFFSSPTVALIVAVFLDNTLDYKDSARDRGMPWWAKFQTFKGDSRNEEFYTLPFNLNRFFPPS from the exons ATGCGTG GGGAGGCGATAGCTCTGGGGTTCCAACATTATATTCTGGCATTAGGAACAGCTGTGATGATCCCTTCCTTTCTAGTCCCATTAATGGAAGGCAGTGAC GGAGATAAGGTGAGAGTGGTTCAGACACTGCTCTTTGTCCAGGGAATCAATACGCTTCTGCAGACATTGTTCGGGACCCGTTTACCGGCTGTGATCGGCGGTTCTTATGCGTTCATGGTCCCAgttatatcgataattcatgACTCCTCCTTGAGGAGGATTGAGGATCCCCACTTG AGATTTCTTAGTACAATGAGAGCAGTTCAGGGCGCATTAATCGTAGCATCAAGCATTCAAATCATTCTTGGTTACAGCCAGATGTGGGCGATATGTTCCCGGTTCTTCAGCCCACTCGGGATGGCTCCTGTAATTGCACTGGTGGGCTTTGGCCTATTTGATCGAGGTTTCCCTGTG GTTGGACGCTGCGTGGAAATCGGCCTCCCAATGTTTATtctattcataatattttccCAG TACTTGAAGAACTTTCAAACAAAAGGTCTTCCGATACTTGAGAGATTTGCACTCCTTATATCAGTCACCGTTATTTGGGCATATGCCCACCTCTTGACTGCGAGTGGGGCCTATAAGCATCGTCCCGTACTTACAGAAGTAAACTGTCGGACTGACAGGGCAAACCTCATATCTTCTGCTCCATG GATAAAGATACCATATCCTCTCCAATGGGGCGCACCAACCTTCAATGCTGGCCATGCTTTCGGGATGATGGCTGCTGTTCTGGTCTCATTGGTCGAG TCTACAGGAGCTTATAAGGCTGCATCTCGACTAGCTAGTGCAACCCCTCCTCCAGCTCATGTCCTTAGCCGTGGAATTGGGTGGCAG GGAATAGGTATCCTGTTGAGTGGCATGTTTGGGACATTGACGGGCTCCACAGTCTCCGT TGAAAATATCGGTCTTCTTGGGAGCACCCGGGTTGGGAGTCGAAGGGTAGTCCAAATTTCTGCCGGCTTTATGATCTTTTTCTCAATGTTAG GAAAATTCGGTGCGCTCTTTGCCTCGATACCCTTCACAATATTTGCTGCCGTATACTGCGTTTTGTTTGGTCTTGTCG CATCTGTGGGATTGTCGTTCTTGCAATTTACGAACATGAACTCCATGAGGAATCTCTTCATCACGGGAGTGTCACTGTTCATGGGGTTGTCTGTTCCTGAATACTTCCGGGAATACACCGCCAAGGCCCTTCATGGTCCCGCTCACACCAGCGCTGGATGG TTCAATGACTTCCTGAATACCATCTTCTTCTCGTCCCCCACCGTTGCCCTCATTGTAGCTGTCTTCTTAGACAACACACTCGACTACAAGGACAGTGCACGGGACCGGGGAATGCCGTGGTGGGCCAAGTTCCAGACATTCAAGGGAGACAGTCGAAATGAGGAGTTCTACACTCTTCCGTTCAATCTCAACCGTTTCTTCCCGCCATCTTGA